One genomic window of Vidua macroura isolate BioBank_ID:100142 chromosome 16, ASM2450914v1, whole genome shotgun sequence includes the following:
- the PDPK1 gene encoding 3-phosphoinositide-dependent protein kinase 1 isoform X10, which yields MHTGQQPPQPRKKRPDDFKFGKILGEGSFSTVVLARELASSREYAIKILEKRHIIKENKVPYVTRERDVMSRLDHPFFVKLYFTFQDDEKLYFGLSYAKNGELLKYIRKIGSFDETCTRFYTAEIVSALEYLHGKGIIHRDLKPENILLNEDMHIQITDFGTAKVLSADSRQARANSFVGTAQYVSPELLTEKSACKSSDLWALGCIIYQLVAGLPPFRAGNEYLIFQKIIKLEYDFPEKFFPKAKDLVEKLLVLDATNRLGCEEMGGYGPLKAHPFFESIVWENLHLQTPPKLTAYLPAMSEDDEDCYGNYDNLLSQFGCMQVSSSASSHSLSAAETSTPQTSGGNIEQYIHDLDNNSFELDLQFSEDEKRLLLAKQAGGNPWHQFVENNLILKMGPVDKRKGLFARRRQLLLTEGPHLYYVDPVNKVLKGEIPWSLELRPEAKNFKTFFVHTPNRTYYLMDPSGNAHKWCKKIHEVWRHRYHQNAAK from the exons GTTGTCTTGGCTCGAGAATTGGCAAGTTCTAGAGAATATGCCA TTAAAATTCTAGAAAAACGTCAtatcataaaagaaaacaaggtaCCATATGTGACACGAGAGAGAGATGTAATGTCCCGTCTGGATCACCCTTTTTTTGTGAAACTGTACTTCACCTTTCAGGATGATGAAAAGCTAT ATTTTGGACTTAGCTATGCCAAAAACGGAGAGCTGCTAAAGTATATACGCAAAATTGGCTCATTTGATGAGACCTGTACAAGGTTTTATACTGCTGAAATTGTATCAGCCCTGGAGTATTTGCATGGCAAAGGAATCATTCACAG GGACCTTAAGCCAGAGAACATCTTATTAAATGAAGATATGCACATTCAAATAACAGACTTTGGAACAGCAAAAGTATTATCTGCAGATAGCAGACAAG CACGGGCAAACTCATTTGTAGGGACAGCACAGTATGTTTCTCCAGAACTGCTGACAGAGAAATCTGCCTGTAAAAG CTCTGACCTCTGGGCTCTGGGATGCATAATATATCAACTTGTAGCTGGATTGCCTCCATTTAGAGCTGG aaATGAATATCTTATATTCCAGAAGATAATAAAGTTGGAATATGATTTCCCAGAAAAATTTTTTCCCAAGGCAAAAGACCTTGTGGAAAAGCTATTG GTTCTAGATGCTACCAACCGATTAGGTTGTGAagaaatgggaggatatgggccTCTTAAGGCTCACCCCTTCTTCGAATCCATTGTGTGGGAGAACCTACATCTTCAGACACCCCCTAAACTTACAGCGTATTTACCTGCTATGTCAGAGGATGATGAAGACTGTTATGGAAAT TATGACAATCTCCTGAGTCAGTTCGGTTGCATGCAAGTTTCTAGTTCTGCCTCTTCCCATTCACTGTCTGCTGCAGAGACAAGTACACCACAGACATCAGGAGGAAATATTGAACAGTATATTCATGATCTTGACAACAATTCCTTTGAGCTGGATTTACAGTTTTCTGAAGACGAAAAGAGGTTACTTCTGGCAAAACAAGCTGGTGGAAATCCTTG gcaTCAGTTTGTAGAAAATAACTTAATCCTAAAAATGGGTCCAGTGGACAAAAGAAAG GGATTGTTTGCACGTCGGCGCCAATTGCTGCTTACAGAAGGGCCTCACCTGTATTATGTGGATCCTGTCAACAAAGTTCTAAAAGGAGAAATTCCATGGTCTTTAGAGTTGCGTCCAGAAGCCAAGaattttaagacattttttgTTCACACG CCAAACAGGACATATTACCTGATGGACCCAAGTGGGAATGCTCATAAATGGTGCAAAAAGATACATGAAGTTTGGCGGCACAGATACCACCAGAATGCTGCAAAATAG
- the PDPK1 gene encoding 3-phosphoinositide-dependent protein kinase 1 isoform X8: MYDAVPIQSSVVLCSCSSPSMQHTGQQPPQPRKKRPDDFKFGKILGEGSFSTVVLARELASSREYAIKILEKRHIIKENKVPYVTRERDVMSRLDHPFFVKLYFTFQDDEKLYFGLSYAKNGELLKYIRKIGSFDETCTRFYTAEIVSALEYLHGKGIIHRDLKPENILLNEDMHIQITDFGTAKVLSADSRQARANSFVGTAQYVSPELLTEKSACKSSDLWALGCIIYQLVAGLPPFRAGNEYLIFQKIIKLEYDFPEKFFPKAKDLVEKLLVLDATNRLGCEEMGGYGPLKAHPFFESIVWENLHLQTPPKLTAYLPAMSEDDEDCYGNYDNLLSQFGCMQVSSSASSHSLSAAETSTPQTSGGNIEQYIHDLDNNSFELDLQFSEDEKRLLLAKQAGGNPWHQFVENNLILKMGPVDKRKGLFARRRQLLLTEGPHLYYVDPVNKVLKGEIPWSLELRPEAKNFKTFFVHTPNRTYYLMDPSGNAHKWCKKIHEVWRHRYHQNAAK, translated from the exons GTTGTCTTGGCTCGAGAATTGGCAAGTTCTAGAGAATATGCCA TTAAAATTCTAGAAAAACGTCAtatcataaaagaaaacaaggtaCCATATGTGACACGAGAGAGAGATGTAATGTCCCGTCTGGATCACCCTTTTTTTGTGAAACTGTACTTCACCTTTCAGGATGATGAAAAGCTAT ATTTTGGACTTAGCTATGCCAAAAACGGAGAGCTGCTAAAGTATATACGCAAAATTGGCTCATTTGATGAGACCTGTACAAGGTTTTATACTGCTGAAATTGTATCAGCCCTGGAGTATTTGCATGGCAAAGGAATCATTCACAG GGACCTTAAGCCAGAGAACATCTTATTAAATGAAGATATGCACATTCAAATAACAGACTTTGGAACAGCAAAAGTATTATCTGCAGATAGCAGACAAG CACGGGCAAACTCATTTGTAGGGACAGCACAGTATGTTTCTCCAGAACTGCTGACAGAGAAATCTGCCTGTAAAAG CTCTGACCTCTGGGCTCTGGGATGCATAATATATCAACTTGTAGCTGGATTGCCTCCATTTAGAGCTGG aaATGAATATCTTATATTCCAGAAGATAATAAAGTTGGAATATGATTTCCCAGAAAAATTTTTTCCCAAGGCAAAAGACCTTGTGGAAAAGCTATTG GTTCTAGATGCTACCAACCGATTAGGTTGTGAagaaatgggaggatatgggccTCTTAAGGCTCACCCCTTCTTCGAATCCATTGTGTGGGAGAACCTACATCTTCAGACACCCCCTAAACTTACAGCGTATTTACCTGCTATGTCAGAGGATGATGAAGACTGTTATGGAAAT TATGACAATCTCCTGAGTCAGTTCGGTTGCATGCAAGTTTCTAGTTCTGCCTCTTCCCATTCACTGTCTGCTGCAGAGACAAGTACACCACAGACATCAGGAGGAAATATTGAACAGTATATTCATGATCTTGACAACAATTCCTTTGAGCTGGATTTACAGTTTTCTGAAGACGAAAAGAGGTTACTTCTGGCAAAACAAGCTGGTGGAAATCCTTG gcaTCAGTTTGTAGAAAATAACTTAATCCTAAAAATGGGTCCAGTGGACAAAAGAAAG GGATTGTTTGCACGTCGGCGCCAATTGCTGCTTACAGAAGGGCCTCACCTGTATTATGTGGATCCTGTCAACAAAGTTCTAAAAGGAGAAATTCCATGGTCTTTAGAGTTGCGTCCAGAAGCCAAGaattttaagacattttttgTTCACACG CCAAACAGGACATATTACCTGATGGACCCAAGTGGGAATGCTCATAAATGGTGCAAAAAGATACATGAAGTTTGGCGGCACAGATACCACCAGAATGCTGCAAAATAG
- the PDPK1 gene encoding 3-phosphoinositide-dependent protein kinase 1 isoform X9, translating to MYDAVPIQSSVVLCSCSSPSMHTGQQPPQPRKKRPDDFKFGKILGEGSFSTVVLARELASSREYAIKILEKRHIIKENKVPYVTRERDVMSRLDHPFFVKLYFTFQDDEKLYFGLSYAKNGELLKYIRKIGSFDETCTRFYTAEIVSALEYLHGKGIIHRDLKPENILLNEDMHIQITDFGTAKVLSADSRQARANSFVGTAQYVSPELLTEKSACKSSDLWALGCIIYQLVAGLPPFRAGNEYLIFQKIIKLEYDFPEKFFPKAKDLVEKLLVLDATNRLGCEEMGGYGPLKAHPFFESIVWENLHLQTPPKLTAYLPAMSEDDEDCYGNYDNLLSQFGCMQVSSSASSHSLSAAETSTPQTSGGNIEQYIHDLDNNSFELDLQFSEDEKRLLLAKQAGGNPWHQFVENNLILKMGPVDKRKGLFARRRQLLLTEGPHLYYVDPVNKVLKGEIPWSLELRPEAKNFKTFFVHTPNRTYYLMDPSGNAHKWCKKIHEVWRHRYHQNAAK from the exons GTTGTCTTGGCTCGAGAATTGGCAAGTTCTAGAGAATATGCCA TTAAAATTCTAGAAAAACGTCAtatcataaaagaaaacaaggtaCCATATGTGACACGAGAGAGAGATGTAATGTCCCGTCTGGATCACCCTTTTTTTGTGAAACTGTACTTCACCTTTCAGGATGATGAAAAGCTAT ATTTTGGACTTAGCTATGCCAAAAACGGAGAGCTGCTAAAGTATATACGCAAAATTGGCTCATTTGATGAGACCTGTACAAGGTTTTATACTGCTGAAATTGTATCAGCCCTGGAGTATTTGCATGGCAAAGGAATCATTCACAG GGACCTTAAGCCAGAGAACATCTTATTAAATGAAGATATGCACATTCAAATAACAGACTTTGGAACAGCAAAAGTATTATCTGCAGATAGCAGACAAG CACGGGCAAACTCATTTGTAGGGACAGCACAGTATGTTTCTCCAGAACTGCTGACAGAGAAATCTGCCTGTAAAAG CTCTGACCTCTGGGCTCTGGGATGCATAATATATCAACTTGTAGCTGGATTGCCTCCATTTAGAGCTGG aaATGAATATCTTATATTCCAGAAGATAATAAAGTTGGAATATGATTTCCCAGAAAAATTTTTTCCCAAGGCAAAAGACCTTGTGGAAAAGCTATTG GTTCTAGATGCTACCAACCGATTAGGTTGTGAagaaatgggaggatatgggccTCTTAAGGCTCACCCCTTCTTCGAATCCATTGTGTGGGAGAACCTACATCTTCAGACACCCCCTAAACTTACAGCGTATTTACCTGCTATGTCAGAGGATGATGAAGACTGTTATGGAAAT TATGACAATCTCCTGAGTCAGTTCGGTTGCATGCAAGTTTCTAGTTCTGCCTCTTCCCATTCACTGTCTGCTGCAGAGACAAGTACACCACAGACATCAGGAGGAAATATTGAACAGTATATTCATGATCTTGACAACAATTCCTTTGAGCTGGATTTACAGTTTTCTGAAGACGAAAAGAGGTTACTTCTGGCAAAACAAGCTGGTGGAAATCCTTG gcaTCAGTTTGTAGAAAATAACTTAATCCTAAAAATGGGTCCAGTGGACAAAAGAAAG GGATTGTTTGCACGTCGGCGCCAATTGCTGCTTACAGAAGGGCCTCACCTGTATTATGTGGATCCTGTCAACAAAGTTCTAAAAGGAGAAATTCCATGGTCTTTAGAGTTGCGTCCAGAAGCCAAGaattttaagacattttttgTTCACACG CCAAACAGGACATATTACCTGATGGACCCAAGTGGGAATGCTCATAAATGGTGCAAAAAGATACATGAAGTTTGGCGGCACAGATACCACCAGAATGCTGCAAAATAG
- the KCTD5 gene encoding BTB/POZ domain-containing protein KCTD5 isoform X2 has translation MAAENHCEFPVPPAGGLGAGGPCRRCSSAPLPGAGPGKWVRLNVGGTCFLTTRQTLCRDPKSFLFRLCQADPDLDSDKDETGAYLIDRDPTYFGPVLNYLRHGKLVINKDLAEEGVLEEAEFYNITSLIKLVKDKIRERDSRISQVPVKHVYRVLQCQEEELTQMVSTMSDGWKFEQLVSIGSSYNYGNEDQAEFLCVVSKELHNTPYGTTSEPSEKAKSEDEETDYDMNDSD, from the exons ATGGCGGCGGAGAACCACTGTGAGTTCCCGGTGCCCCCGGCTGGCGGCCTCGGCGCGGGCGGGCCCTGCCGTCGGTGTAGCTCGGCGCCGCTGCCCGGCGCGGGGCCCGGCAAGTGGGTCAGGCTGAACGTGGGGGGCACCTGCTTCCTGACCACTCGACAGACCCTCTGCAGGGACCCTAAGTCCTTCCTCTTCCGCCTCTGCCAGGCCGACCCCGACCTGGACTCGGACAAG GATGAAACAGGTGCCTATTTAATAGACAGAGACCCAACCTACTTTGGGCCAGTACTGAACTATCTCAGACACGGAAAGCTGGTTATTAACAAGGACCTAGCTGAGGAAG GTGTACTGGAGGAGGCTGAATTCTACAATATCACATCTCTAATAAAACTGGTAAAGgacaaaataagagaaagagACAGCAGAATCTCTCAG GTGCCAGTCAAACATGTATACAGAGTGCTGCAGTGTCAGGAAGAGGAGCTCACTCAAATGGTTTCCACAATGTCCGATGGCTGGAAATTTGAACAG CTGGTCAGTATTGGTTCTTCCTATAACTATGGCAATGAAGATCAGGCTGAATTTCTGTGTGTTGTCTCAAAGGAATTGCATAACACTCCTTATGGCACAACCAGTGAACCCAGTGAAAAAGCAAAG AGTGAGGATGAAGAAACGGATTACGATATGAATGACTCAGATTAA
- the KCTD5 gene encoding BTB/POZ domain-containing protein KCTD5 isoform X3, translating to MAAENHCEFPVPPAGGLGAGGPCRRCSSAPLPGAGPGKWVRLNVGGTCFLTTRQTLCRDPKSFLFRLCQADPDLDSDKDETGAYLIDRDPTYFGPVLNYLRHGKLVINKDLAEEGVLEEAEFYNITSLIKLVKDKIRERDSRISQVPVKHVYRVLQCQEEELTQMVSTMSDGWKFEQLVSIGSSYNYGNEDQAEFLCVVSKELHNTPYGTTSEPSEKAKILQERGSRM from the exons ATGGCGGCGGAGAACCACTGTGAGTTCCCGGTGCCCCCGGCTGGCGGCCTCGGCGCGGGCGGGCCCTGCCGTCGGTGTAGCTCGGCGCCGCTGCCCGGCGCGGGGCCCGGCAAGTGGGTCAGGCTGAACGTGGGGGGCACCTGCTTCCTGACCACTCGACAGACCCTCTGCAGGGACCCTAAGTCCTTCCTCTTCCGCCTCTGCCAGGCCGACCCCGACCTGGACTCGGACAAG GATGAAACAGGTGCCTATTTAATAGACAGAGACCCAACCTACTTTGGGCCAGTACTGAACTATCTCAGACACGGAAAGCTGGTTATTAACAAGGACCTAGCTGAGGAAG GTGTACTGGAGGAGGCTGAATTCTACAATATCACATCTCTAATAAAACTGGTAAAGgacaaaataagagaaagagACAGCAGAATCTCTCAG GTGCCAGTCAAACATGTATACAGAGTGCTGCAGTGTCAGGAAGAGGAGCTCACTCAAATGGTTTCCACAATGTCCGATGGCTGGAAATTTGAACAG CTGGTCAGTATTGGTTCTTCCTATAACTATGGCAATGAAGATCAGGCTGAATTTCTGTGTGTTGTCTCAAAGGAATTGCATAACACTCCTTATGGCACAACCAGTGAACCCAGTGAAAAAGCAAAG ATTTTGCAAGAACGAGGTTCCAGGATGTGA
- the KCTD5 gene encoding BTB/POZ domain-containing protein KCTD5 isoform X1, whose amino-acid sequence MAAENHCEFPVPPAGGLGAGGPCRRCSSAPLPGAGPGKWVRLNVGGTCFLTTRQTLCRDPKSFLFRLCQADPDLDSDKDETGAYLIDRDPTYFGPVLNYLRHGKLVINKDLAEEGVLEEAEFYNITSLIKLVKDKIRERDSRISQVPVKHVYRVLQCQEEELTQMVSTMSDGWKFEQLVSIGSQYSCGRAQQSEFLLIVSREVKGEERCFQKCCSELVSIGSSYNYGNEDQAEFLCVVSKELHNTPYGTTSEPSEKAKSEDEETDYDMNDSD is encoded by the exons ATGGCGGCGGAGAACCACTGTGAGTTCCCGGTGCCCCCGGCTGGCGGCCTCGGCGCGGGCGGGCCCTGCCGTCGGTGTAGCTCGGCGCCGCTGCCCGGCGCGGGGCCCGGCAAGTGGGTCAGGCTGAACGTGGGGGGCACCTGCTTCCTGACCACTCGACAGACCCTCTGCAGGGACCCTAAGTCCTTCCTCTTCCGCCTCTGCCAGGCCGACCCCGACCTGGACTCGGACAAG GATGAAACAGGTGCCTATTTAATAGACAGAGACCCAACCTACTTTGGGCCAGTACTGAACTATCTCAGACACGGAAAGCTGGTTATTAACAAGGACCTAGCTGAGGAAG GTGTACTGGAGGAGGCTGAATTCTACAATATCACATCTCTAATAAAACTGGTAAAGgacaaaataagagaaagagACAGCAGAATCTCTCAG GTGCCAGTCAAACATGTATACAGAGTGCTGCAGTGTCAGGAAGAGGAGCTCACTCAAATGGTTTCCACAATGTCCGATGGCTGGAAATTTGAACAG CTTGTCAGTATAGGTTCCCAGTACAGCTGTGGCCGGGCTCAGCAGTCAGAGTTTCTGCTGATAGTGTCACGGGAAGTGAAAGGGGAAGAGAGATGCTTccagaaatgctgcagtgaG CTGGTCAGTATTGGTTCTTCCTATAACTATGGCAATGAAGATCAGGCTGAATTTCTGTGTGTTGTCTCAAAGGAATTGCATAACACTCCTTATGGCACAACCAGTGAACCCAGTGAAAAAGCAAAG AGTGAGGATGAAGAAACGGATTACGATATGAATGACTCAGATTAA